From a single Silene latifolia isolate original U9 population chromosome 6, ASM4854445v1, whole genome shotgun sequence genomic region:
- the LOC141588179 gene encoding uncharacterized protein LOC141588179 has product MGSITIILRIFATFSAASGLAMNNEKSEIYFNGMAPAEVDYILHLSGFKVGVFPFRYLGIPISYNRMDVGDCTRLVEKGGGKNHGLHSFWTRVFVIPLTVIDRIEGICRNCLWSGSDQYLKTPAVSWEKICNEKRYGGLNIVNARLWNQAVIGKYTW; this is encoded by the exons ATGGGCTCCATTACAATTATCCTTAGAATTTTTGCCACCTTCTCTGCTGCTTCAGGACTTGCTATGAACAATGAGAAATCTGAGATTTATTTTAATGGTATGGCTCCTGCTGAGGTGGATTATATTCTACATTTGTCTGGTTTTAAAGTTGGAGTGTTCCCTTTTCGTTACCTAGGTATTCCTATCTCTTACAACAGGATGGATGTTGGTGACTGCACCAGACTCGTGGAAAAAGGTGGTGGGAAGAATCATGGG TTGCACTCCTTCTGGACTAGAGTCTTTGTGATCCCTCTTACTGTTATTGATAGAATTGAGGGGATTTGTAGGAACTGTCTCTGGTCAGGGTCTGATCAGTATTTGAAAACCCCTGCTGTGTCATGGGAGAAGATTTGCAATGAGAAGAGATATGGGGGGTTGAACATTGTTAATGCTAGGCTATGGAATCAGGCTGTCATTGGTAAGTATACCTGGTGA